Proteins from a genomic interval of Zingiber officinale cultivar Zhangliang chromosome 2A, Zo_v1.1, whole genome shotgun sequence:
- the LOC122043294 gene encoding guanylate kinase 2, chloroplastic/mitochondrial-like isoform X2 has translation MLLRSLFSSLSRSHLRFSPSLFLTRSIASPTSPWFLPSCRHTVRFGSVLRASSSATGGDSPRPPDLPIVPPTASKAEMINGIEAALGSTFSSDPLSPPSSPLILVISGPSGVGKDAVIKRLQEVREGIHFVVTATSRAQRPGEVDGKDYFFVTKEKFLSMVQRNELLEYALVYGDYKGIPKQQIREYMAKGFDIVLRVDIQGAATLRSILGKSAVFIFLVAESEAALVNRLVARDTESPEMLFVRIATAREEVKHMKKFDYVVVNAEGKLDGAVELVESIIDAEKASVSQRKVEI, from the exons ATGCTTCTCCGAAGTCTCTTCTCGTCCCTCTCTCGATCTCATCTCCGCTTCTCGCCCTCTCTCTTCCTTACCCGCTCGATCGCCAGTCCTACCTCCCCATGGTTCCTCCCTTCTTGTCGGCACACGGTGCGCTTTGGATCCGTCCTCAGGGCCTCTTCTTCCGCCACCGGCGGCGACTCCCCGCGACCGCCCGACTTGCCTATTGTTCCTCCAACCGCTTCCAAG GCGGAAATGATAAATGGGATTGAAGCAGCGTTGGGTTCGACGTTCAGTTCAGATCCCTTATCTCCTCCTTCGAGTCCCCTAATCCTTGTTATCAGCGGACCAAGTGGTGTTGGCAAAGATGCAGTAATTAAG AGGCTACAAGAAGTTCGAGAGGGGATTCATTTTGTTGTCACAGCAACTAGCAGAGCACAACGTCCTGGTGAAGTTGATGGAAAGGATTATTTTTTTGTTACAAAAGAGAAGTTCTTATCGATGGTTCAAAGGAATGAGCTGTTAGAATATGCCCTGGTTTATGGTGACTATAAGGGAATTCCGAAGCAGCAG ATTCGAGAATACATGGCGAAAGGTTTTGACATTGTGTTGAGAGTGGACATACAAGGCGCTGCGACTCTGAGATCAATACTAGGAAAATCAGCAGTCTTCATCTTTCTGGTCGCAGAGAGTGAAGCTGCACTCGTGAACAGACTCGTTGCTCGTGATACAGAATCGCCCGAAATGCTCTTTGTAAGAATTGCCACAGCCAGAGAGGAGGTGAAGCACATGAAGAAATTCGACTATGTGGTCGTCAATGCGGAGGGGAAACTTGATGGTGCAGTTGAACTTGTAGAATCCATCATCGACGCAGAGAAGGCCAGCGTTTCGCAGCGAAAAGTCGAAATCTAG
- the LOC122043294 gene encoding guanylate kinase 2, chloroplastic/mitochondrial-like isoform X1 has translation MLLRSLFSSLSRSHLRFSPSLFLTRSIASPTSPWFLPSCRHTVRFGSVLRASSSATGGDSPRPPDLPIVPPTASKQAEMINGIEAALGSTFSSDPLSPPSSPLILVISGPSGVGKDAVIKRLQEVREGIHFVVTATSRAQRPGEVDGKDYFFVTKEKFLSMVQRNELLEYALVYGDYKGIPKQQIREYMAKGFDIVLRVDIQGAATLRSILGKSAVFIFLVAESEAALVNRLVARDTESPEMLFVRIATAREEVKHMKKFDYVVVNAEGKLDGAVELVESIIDAEKASVSQRKVEI, from the exons ATGCTTCTCCGAAGTCTCTTCTCGTCCCTCTCTCGATCTCATCTCCGCTTCTCGCCCTCTCTCTTCCTTACCCGCTCGATCGCCAGTCCTACCTCCCCATGGTTCCTCCCTTCTTGTCGGCACACGGTGCGCTTTGGATCCGTCCTCAGGGCCTCTTCTTCCGCCACCGGCGGCGACTCCCCGCGACCGCCCGACTTGCCTATTGTTCCTCCAACCGCTTCCAAG CAGGCGGAAATGATAAATGGGATTGAAGCAGCGTTGGGTTCGACGTTCAGTTCAGATCCCTTATCTCCTCCTTCGAGTCCCCTAATCCTTGTTATCAGCGGACCAAGTGGTGTTGGCAAAGATGCAGTAATTAAG AGGCTACAAGAAGTTCGAGAGGGGATTCATTTTGTTGTCACAGCAACTAGCAGAGCACAACGTCCTGGTGAAGTTGATGGAAAGGATTATTTTTTTGTTACAAAAGAGAAGTTCTTATCGATGGTTCAAAGGAATGAGCTGTTAGAATATGCCCTGGTTTATGGTGACTATAAGGGAATTCCGAAGCAGCAG ATTCGAGAATACATGGCGAAAGGTTTTGACATTGTGTTGAGAGTGGACATACAAGGCGCTGCGACTCTGAGATCAATACTAGGAAAATCAGCAGTCTTCATCTTTCTGGTCGCAGAGAGTGAAGCTGCACTCGTGAACAGACTCGTTGCTCGTGATACAGAATCGCCCGAAATGCTCTTTGTAAGAATTGCCACAGCCAGAGAGGAGGTGAAGCACATGAAGAAATTCGACTATGTGGTCGTCAATGCGGAGGGGAAACTTGATGGTGCAGTTGAACTTGTAGAATCCATCATCGACGCAGAGAAGGCCAGCGTTTCGCAGCGAAAAGTCGAAATCTAG
- the LOC122043295 gene encoding probable steroid-binding protein 3 — protein sequence MAFFSSLAAAIDSYTGLSPAAFFTIVALMVGAYRLVSAFFVYPDEESAAKRSLAPQMPPPPEGFSPPPQPVQLGDITLEDLKAYDGSDPNKPLLVAIKGQVYDVSIGRLFYGPGGPYAFFAGRETSRALALMSFDPRDLNSDLSDLSEAELEVLHDWEEKFKEKYVKVGNVVAGNSKDEDESRKEIKRDED from the exons ATGGCGTTCTTCTCGTCGCTGGCGGCGGCGATCGACTCCTACACGGGCCTGTCCCCCGCCGCCTTCTTCACCATCGTCGCCCTCATGGTCGGCGCTTACCGCCTCGTCTCCGCCTTCTTCGTCTACCCTGACGAAGAATCCGCCGCCAAGAGATCTCTCGCCCCGCAGATGCCTCCGCCGCCGGAGGGGTTCTCGCCGCCGCCCCAACCTGTCCAACTGGGGGACATCACCTTGGAGGACCTGAAGGCGTACGACGGATCCGACCCCAACAAACCCCTCTTGGTGGCGATCAAGGGTCAGGTTTACGACGTCTCTATTGGAAG GTTGTTTTATGGTCCTGGTGGACCTTATGCTTTCTTTGCCGGAAGGGAAACAAGCCGAGCCCTGGCTCTTATGTCTTTCGACCCTCGCGATCTCAATAGTGACCTGAGTGATCTTAGTGAAGCTGAGCTAGAAGTCCTGCATGACTGGGAGGAGAAGTTCAAGGAGAAATATGTGAAAGTTGGAAACGTTGTTGCTGGAAACTCTAAAGACGAAGATGAAAGCAGGAAGGAAATAAAAAGGGACGAGGACTGA
- the LOC122043296 gene encoding protein ALTERED PHOSPHATE STARVATION RESPONSE 1-like isoform X2 — MKEPEFPAESSIYTPTAAATPELLALTEKSVSHFSNSSPSISQRLETTKSFSPVPSPSSSGRIQINHMKSGITSDLAVKAKLPTSLTVTLESSIDTPKHIVLELDETSSFEYPPTPPAAQPWDYFGLFHPTDSQLSYKSGGGLNHGFDNADEIRHLKEEEDILEEDGDRASTNEKNDLESEDDFDQPTKEPLVQIYKNRNVILEQQLRSEFPVIQPTKDIVSKANHQDGDNVKHTNGISETYETPETTPTKAAPHVAVFPINGKTTKSEPETNHETRDFVTCIKEIEELFLKASESGTEVPRMLEANKMQFRPLVPKERAYKSKASVFLTTCFTCCTEEAPHRPIAAENDMKYITWPRSMSSLSSSSRKFVGPTVSNDIDELGSNIFHSYMNSGSHASTLDRLYAWERKLYDEVKASGVIRREYDMKCKLLRHKESVEDNPIKIDKIRSSVKDLHSRIRVAIQRIDSISKKIEEIRDKELQPQLEELIGGLIRMWRMMLDYHGRQYDILLLATNNGTTKISVRSEPQHHAMILVHEWNSLSSNFSQWMAAHKSYLTAINGWLRQCIDYSLKHSRSARNRRQQFSPTRYIPPPIFVTCKNWLLLLPDLPVKEVVSSIKDLVNVISHFLPSQESHGTSKSSFSLPHKAVQNRFRENNHSNPSSVDWNLNYDQLQSALTIFLDRLKTFAELSVTKYEELQTSVKLARDNYESSQFRS, encoded by the exons ATGAAAG AGCCTGAATTCCCTGCTGAATCTTCCATTTATACACCAACAGCAGCAGCAACACCTGAGCTTCTTGCTTTAACTGAAAAGTCAGTTTCCCACTTCTCTAACTCATCTCCGTCTATTTCACAACGTTTGGAGACGACCAAATCATTTTCTCCAGTTCCTTCTCCCTCCTCATCTGGACGCATTCAAATAAACCATATGAAATCAGGAATAACTTCTGATTTGGCAGTCAAGGCAAAGCTTCCTACTTCATTAACAGTCACTCTAGAGTCTTCGATTGATACTCCAAAGCACATCGTCTTGGAGCTTGATGAAACTTCATCCTTTGAATACCCACCAACACCTCCTGCAGCACAACCATGGGATTATTTTGGTCTTTTCCATCCCACCGACAGCCAACTTTCCTATAAAAgtgggggaggattaaatcatgGTTTTGATAATGCTGATGAAATTAGACATCTAAAGGAAGAGGAGGACATACTGGAAGAAGATGGAGACAGAGCTTCTACAAATGAAAAAAATGACCTAGAGTCAGAAGATGATTTTGATCAACCAACCAAAGAACCCTTGGTACAAATTTACAAAAACAGAAATGTCATTTTGGAACAACAATTAAGAAGTGAGTTTCCAGTCATACAGCCTACAAAAGACATTGTTTCCAAAGCTAATCATCAGGATGGGGACAATGTGAAGCACACAAATGGTATATCTGAGACTTATGAAACTCCTGAAACAACCCCGACAAAAGCAGCACCTCATGTGGCTGTCTTTCCTATTAATGGGAAGACCACAAAGTCTGAACCAGAAACTAATCATGAGACGAGAGATTTTGTGACATGCATAAAAGAAATTGAAGAGCTATTTCTGAAAGCTTCTGAATCTGGAACTGAAGTTCCTAGGATGCTGGAGGCAAACAAAATGCAGTTTCGGCCTCTAGTTCCGAAAGAAAGAG CTTACAAATCAAAGGCATCTGTATTCCTCACAACCTGTTTCACTTGTTGTACAGAAGAAGCACCTCATCGTCCAA TTGCTGCTGAAAATGATATGAAGTACATAACATGGCCTAGGTCAATGTCATCACTCTCCTCATCATCTAGGAAATTTGTTGGCCCTACAGTGAGCAATGATATTGATGAGCTGGGAAGCAATATCTTCCATTCATACATGAATTCAGGTAGCCATGCCTCGACATTAGATAGGTTATATGCATGGGAGAGAAAGCTTTATGATGAAGTCAAG GCAAGCGGTGTCATACGAAGGGAGTATGACATGAAGTGTAAGCTGTTGAGACATAAAGAGTCTGTAGAAGATAATCCAATAAAAATTGATAAAATCCGTTCTTCCGTTAAGGACCTTCACTCAAGAATTCGTGTCGCTATCCAGAGAATCGATTCAATATCAAAGAAAATCGAGGAAATAAGGGATAAGGAGCTTCAACCACAGCTGGAGGAGTTAATTGGAGG CTTAATTAGAATGTGGAGAATGATGCTCGACTATCATGGCCGCCAATACGACATTCTATTATTAGCTACCAACAATGGAACCACTAAAATTTCAGTTCGATCGGAACCACAACACCATGCTATGATTCTTGTGCATGAATGGAATTCTTTGAGTTCAAATTTCTCACAGTGGATGGCAGCACACAAATCATACCTTACTGCCATCAATGGTTGGCTACGGCAGTGCATCGACTACTCACTAAAACATAGCAGGTCAGCCAGGAACAGGCGCCAACAGTTCTCTCCAACACGATACATACCTCCGCCAATCTTTGTGACTTGCAAAAATTGGTTGCTTCTGCTACCAGATCTTCCTGTCAAAGAAGTGGTCTCTTCAATAAAAGATCTTGTGAACGTGATCTCGCATTTCTTGCCTAGCCAAGAGAGTCATGGTACTTCAAAGTCATCCTTCTCGTTACCACACAAGGCAGTACAAAACAGATTCAGAGAAAATAATCACTCAAATCCATCCTCCGTCGATTGGAATCTAAACTATGATCAACTACAATCAGCTCTCACAATCTTCCTAGATAGGCTGAAGACTTTTGCAGAGTTGTCAGTTACAAAGTATGAAGAACTACAAACCTCAGTCAAGCTGGCTCGAGATAATTACGAAAGTAGTCAGTTTAGATCGTGA
- the LOC122043296 gene encoding protein ALTERED PHOSPHATE STARVATION RESPONSE 1-like isoform X1 has product MGVANSKIEEEKALVLCRERKRFVRHAIDERCLLADSHFSYVQSLRTTGIELRKFVEPEFPAESSIYTPTAAATPELLALTEKSVSHFSNSSPSISQRLETTKSFSPVPSPSSSGRIQINHMKSGITSDLAVKAKLPTSLTVTLESSIDTPKHIVLELDETSSFEYPPTPPAAQPWDYFGLFHPTDSQLSYKSGGGLNHGFDNADEIRHLKEEEDILEEDGDRASTNEKNDLESEDDFDQPTKEPLVQIYKNRNVILEQQLRSEFPVIQPTKDIVSKANHQDGDNVKHTNGISETYETPETTPTKAAPHVAVFPINGKTTKSEPETNHETRDFVTCIKEIEELFLKASESGTEVPRMLEANKMQFRPLVPKERAYKSKASVFLTTCFTCCTEEAPHRPIAAENDMKYITWPRSMSSLSSSSRKFVGPTVSNDIDELGSNIFHSYMNSGSHASTLDRLYAWERKLYDEVKASGVIRREYDMKCKLLRHKESVEDNPIKIDKIRSSVKDLHSRIRVAIQRIDSISKKIEEIRDKELQPQLEELIGGLIRMWRMMLDYHGRQYDILLLATNNGTTKISVRSEPQHHAMILVHEWNSLSSNFSQWMAAHKSYLTAINGWLRQCIDYSLKHSRSARNRRQQFSPTRYIPPPIFVTCKNWLLLLPDLPVKEVVSSIKDLVNVISHFLPSQESHGTSKSSFSLPHKAVQNRFRENNHSNPSSVDWNLNYDQLQSALTIFLDRLKTFAELSVTKYEELQTSVKLARDNYESSQFRS; this is encoded by the exons ATGGGGGTTGCCAACTCAAAGATTGAAGAAGAGAAGGCCCTTGTATTATGCAGAGAAAGGAAACGATTTGTAAGACATGCTATAGATGAAAGGTGTTTACTTGCCGATTCTCATTTTTCTTATGTGCAGTCCCTCCGAACTACGGGAATTGAACTTAGAAAATTTGTAGAGCCTGAATTCCCTGCTGAATCTTCCATTTATACACCAACAGCAGCAGCAACACCTGAGCTTCTTGCTTTAACTGAAAAGTCAGTTTCCCACTTCTCTAACTCATCTCCGTCTATTTCACAACGTTTGGAGACGACCAAATCATTTTCTCCAGTTCCTTCTCCCTCCTCATCTGGACGCATTCAAATAAACCATATGAAATCAGGAATAACTTCTGATTTGGCAGTCAAGGCAAAGCTTCCTACTTCATTAACAGTCACTCTAGAGTCTTCGATTGATACTCCAAAGCACATCGTCTTGGAGCTTGATGAAACTTCATCCTTTGAATACCCACCAACACCTCCTGCAGCACAACCATGGGATTATTTTGGTCTTTTCCATCCCACCGACAGCCAACTTTCCTATAAAAgtgggggaggattaaatcatgGTTTTGATAATGCTGATGAAATTAGACATCTAAAGGAAGAGGAGGACATACTGGAAGAAGATGGAGACAGAGCTTCTACAAATGAAAAAAATGACCTAGAGTCAGAAGATGATTTTGATCAACCAACCAAAGAACCCTTGGTACAAATTTACAAAAACAGAAATGTCATTTTGGAACAACAATTAAGAAGTGAGTTTCCAGTCATACAGCCTACAAAAGACATTGTTTCCAAAGCTAATCATCAGGATGGGGACAATGTGAAGCACACAAATGGTATATCTGAGACTTATGAAACTCCTGAAACAACCCCGACAAAAGCAGCACCTCATGTGGCTGTCTTTCCTATTAATGGGAAGACCACAAAGTCTGAACCAGAAACTAATCATGAGACGAGAGATTTTGTGACATGCATAAAAGAAATTGAAGAGCTATTTCTGAAAGCTTCTGAATCTGGAACTGAAGTTCCTAGGATGCTGGAGGCAAACAAAATGCAGTTTCGGCCTCTAGTTCCGAAAGAAAGAG CTTACAAATCAAAGGCATCTGTATTCCTCACAACCTGTTTCACTTGTTGTACAGAAGAAGCACCTCATCGTCCAA TTGCTGCTGAAAATGATATGAAGTACATAACATGGCCTAGGTCAATGTCATCACTCTCCTCATCATCTAGGAAATTTGTTGGCCCTACAGTGAGCAATGATATTGATGAGCTGGGAAGCAATATCTTCCATTCATACATGAATTCAGGTAGCCATGCCTCGACATTAGATAGGTTATATGCATGGGAGAGAAAGCTTTATGATGAAGTCAAG GCAAGCGGTGTCATACGAAGGGAGTATGACATGAAGTGTAAGCTGTTGAGACATAAAGAGTCTGTAGAAGATAATCCAATAAAAATTGATAAAATCCGTTCTTCCGTTAAGGACCTTCACTCAAGAATTCGTGTCGCTATCCAGAGAATCGATTCAATATCAAAGAAAATCGAGGAAATAAGGGATAAGGAGCTTCAACCACAGCTGGAGGAGTTAATTGGAGG CTTAATTAGAATGTGGAGAATGATGCTCGACTATCATGGCCGCCAATACGACATTCTATTATTAGCTACCAACAATGGAACCACTAAAATTTCAGTTCGATCGGAACCACAACACCATGCTATGATTCTTGTGCATGAATGGAATTCTTTGAGTTCAAATTTCTCACAGTGGATGGCAGCACACAAATCATACCTTACTGCCATCAATGGTTGGCTACGGCAGTGCATCGACTACTCACTAAAACATAGCAGGTCAGCCAGGAACAGGCGCCAACAGTTCTCTCCAACACGATACATACCTCCGCCAATCTTTGTGACTTGCAAAAATTGGTTGCTTCTGCTACCAGATCTTCCTGTCAAAGAAGTGGTCTCTTCAATAAAAGATCTTGTGAACGTGATCTCGCATTTCTTGCCTAGCCAAGAGAGTCATGGTACTTCAAAGTCATCCTTCTCGTTACCACACAAGGCAGTACAAAACAGATTCAGAGAAAATAATCACTCAAATCCATCCTCCGTCGATTGGAATCTAAACTATGATCAACTACAATCAGCTCTCACAATCTTCCTAGATAGGCTGAAGACTTTTGCAGAGTTGTCAGTTACAAAGTATGAAGAACTACAAACCTCAGTCAAGCTGGCTCGAGATAATTACGAAAGTAGTCAGTTTAGATCGTGA